From a region of the Oscillatoria sp. FACHB-1406 genome:
- a CDS encoding methyltransferase domain-containing protein yields the protein MDNALPQIVSNSKALEPTKASKNKLREVVRRTMGDPFFLKLQKVNYKFKHLFYSHFTKNAGYDWNYYHGQAASSNFTYTLFAQTLFEQFNPKTVVDVGCGGGGFSKAFLDLSCDVRSFDYSSDAIAVAQSRGVTSAQQIDITKIDAIPANGDLCICLEVAEHIPETYALHLCKVLSKIAPTLALTAAPPGQGGHLHVNEQPQSYWIEKMESCGMEYDAGAVAQIRSVFAGRMGTDYDDNLMIFRQQQ from the coding sequence ATGGATAACGCACTGCCACAAATAGTTAGCAATTCTAAAGCATTAGAACCCACCAAAGCTTCCAAAAATAAATTACGGGAAGTCGTTCGTCGGACAATGGGCGATCCTTTCTTTTTAAAATTACAAAAAGTGAACTATAAGTTCAAACATTTGTTCTACAGTCACTTTACTAAAAATGCCGGTTACGACTGGAATTACTATCACGGTCAGGCGGCATCATCAAATTTTACCTATACCTTATTTGCCCAAACGCTATTTGAACAATTTAATCCGAAAACTGTTGTTGATGTCGGCTGTGGTGGCGGCGGATTTTCTAAAGCTTTTCTGGACTTAAGCTGCGACGTTCGTTCCTTCGACTACTCTTCAGACGCGATCGCAGTGGCTCAAAGCCGAGGCGTAACTTCAGCGCAGCAAATCGATATCACCAAGATCGATGCTATTCCAGCAAATGGGGATTTATGTATTTGTTTGGAAGTTGCCGAACATATTCCCGAAACCTATGCCCTCCATTTGTGCAAAGTCCTCTCGAAAATTGCTCCTACTTTAGCATTGACCGCAGCCCCGCCGGGACAGGGAGGACATTTACACGTTAACGAACAACCTCAAAGTTACTGGATAGAGAAAATGGAGTCTTGTGGGATGGAGTACGATGCCGGAGCCGTCGCCCAAATTCGCAGTGTTTTTGCGGGAAGAATGGGGACAGATTACGACGACAATTTGATGATTTTTCGACAACAACAATAA
- a CDS encoding FGGY family carbohydrate kinase, translated as MTLFLGLDFGTSGARAIAIDAEGNIEARASLPFQTTQALATVWQNTLFSLLERLPLSVRKETEAIAINGTSATVLLCDRNGSPLDTLLYSDARAAAEVARIPDIVPSNAVVLSASSSLAKLLWWTHQPFYPEAAYFLHQADWLGFLLHGQLGISDYHNALKLGYDVENLCYPAGLQQHSARALLPKILPPGTPVGEVNAAIAQRLRFPKTCRVCTGTTDSIAAFIASGATYPGEAVTSLGSTLVLKLLSRTKVDAAEYGIYSHRFGNLWLTGGASNTGGAVLRHYFSDSELTDISQRINPQQASPLDYYPLLERGDRFPINDPNLLPRLEPRPDSEIEFLHGLLESLARIETKGYALLQEFGATSLTRVHTAGGGAQNPTWTAIRQRHLCVPVAPSLETEAAYGTALLAKQSFSAPF; from the coding sequence GTGACGCTTTTTCTGGGTCTTGATTTTGGTACGTCGGGAGCGCGCGCGATCGCGATTGATGCCGAAGGAAACATTGAAGCTAGAGCGAGTCTACCCTTCCAGACAACGCAAGCTCTGGCAACAGTTTGGCAAAATACTTTATTTTCTCTACTCGAAAGACTTCCTTTATCGGTTCGCAAGGAAACTGAAGCGATCGCGATTAACGGAACTTCGGCTACAGTTTTACTGTGCGATCGCAACGGCAGCCCCCTCGATACTCTCCTTTACAGCGACGCGCGCGCAGCCGCAGAAGTGGCACGAATTCCCGATATCGTACCTTCTAACGCCGTCGTCCTCAGTGCCTCGTCCAGTCTCGCCAAACTGTTGTGGTGGACGCACCAGCCCTTTTATCCCGAAGCAGCTTACTTCTTACATCAAGCCGATTGGCTAGGCTTTTTGCTGCACGGTCAACTGGGCATCAGCGACTATCACAACGCCTTAAAACTCGGTTACGATGTCGAGAATCTCTGCTATCCCGCCGGATTGCAGCAGCACTCCGCTCGCGCGCTCCTACCGAAGATTTTACCGCCCGGAACGCCCGTTGGCGAAGTGAACGCCGCGATCGCGCAACGCCTCCGGTTCCCCAAAACTTGCCGAGTCTGTACCGGAACCACCGACAGTATTGCCGCCTTTATTGCTAGCGGTGCAACTTACCCCGGCGAAGCTGTCACCTCATTGGGTTCCACCCTCGTCTTAAAACTCTTGAGTCGCACTAAAGTAGACGCTGCCGAGTACGGAATTTACAGCCATCGCTTTGGGAACTTGTGGCTGACGGGCGGCGCATCCAATACCGGCGGTGCGGTGCTGCGCCACTATTTCAGCGATTCCGAACTTACCGATATCAGCCAGCGCATCAATCCGCAGCAAGCGAGTCCCCTCGATTATTATCCGCTATTGGAGCGGGGCGATCGCTTCCCCATCAACGATCCTAACCTGCTGCCGCGCCTAGAACCCCGCCCCGACAGCGAAATTGAATTCCTCCACGGTTTGCTCGAAAGCTTAGCTAGAATTGAAACCAAAGGATACGCACTCTTGCAAGAGTTCGGCGCAACCTCCCTAACCCGCGTCCATACCGCAGGCGGCGGCGCGCAGAACCCCACTTGGACTGCAATTCGCCAACGCCATCTCTGCGTTCCCGTTGCACCGTCCTTGGAAACTGAAGCTGCCTATGGAACAGCGCTATTAGCAAAGCAAAGTTTTTCGGCCCCTTTTTAA